TTGAAGATGACTTAGGCTTTGATGACGAAGAATAAATTACGAAGGGAGGCTGTCCCCTTGTTTGAACTTAATAACTTTGATTCTATGCAAATTGGTCTTGCTTCTCCTGAAAAGATAAGAGAATGGTCCAAAGGAGAAGTTAAAAAACCAGAAACAATAAATTATAGAACTTTAAAACCAGAAAAGGATGGGCTTTTCTGTGAAAGAATTTTTGGACCAGTTAAGGATTGGGAGTGCCATTGCGGTAAATATAAGAGAGTCAGATATAAGGGCATAGTGTGCGATAGGTGTGGAGTAGAAGTAACAAAATCAAAGGTAAGACGTGAGAGAATGGGGCACATTGAGCTTGCTGCCCCTGTATCCCACATCTGGTATTTTAAAGGTATACCATCAAGAATGGGACTTATATTAGATATGTCCCCAAGAGCTCTTGAAAAGGTATTATACTTTGCTTCCTATATAGTTATTGATCCGCGTGAAACCGGACTTGTTAAAAAGCAACTTTTAACAGAAAAGGAATATAGAGAAGCTGTTGAAAAGTATGGTGAAGGTTCCTTTGTAGCAGGAATGGGTGCAGAATCAATAAAGGAACTGCTAAGGGAACTTGACCTTGAAGTTTTATCCAGGGAACTAAGGTCGGAGCTTGAAACAAGCACAGGTCAAAAGAAGGTTAGAATTATTAGAAGACTCGAAGTTGTTGAAGCGTTTAGAAAATCAGGTAACAGACCTGAATGGATGATCCTAGATGTGCTACCTGTCATACCACCTGATTTAAGACCTATGGTTCAACTTGATGGTGGCAGGTTTGCTACTTCCGACTTAAATGATTTATATAGAAGGGTTATCAATAGAAATAACAGATTAAAAAGGCTTCTTGATCTTGGAGCACCTGACATAATAGTTAGAAATGAAAAGAGAATGCTTCAAGAAGCTGTTGATGCTTTGATTGATAATGGTAGAAGGGGAAGACCAGTAACAGGACCTGGTAACAGACCACTAAAATCACTTTCAGATATGTTGAAGGGTAAGCAAGGAAGATTCCGTCAAAATCTTCTTGGAAAGCGTGTTGACTATTCAGGACGTTCTGTTATCGTAGTAGGTCCAGAATTAAAGATGTATCAATGTGGTCTTCCAAAGGAAATGGCCTTAGAACTTTTCAAACCATTTGTAATGAAGAGATTAGTTGAAAAGGGAATAGCTCACAATATAAAAAATGCAAAAAAGATGGTTGAAAGAGTTAATAATCAGGTATGGGATATACTTGAAGAGGTAATTCAAGACCATCCTGTGATGCTCAACCGTGCCCCCACATTGCATAGACTTGGAATTCAGGCTTTCCAACCTGTATTAGTAGAAGGAAGGGCAATTAAGCTTCATCCTCTTGTGTGCACAGCATATAATGCAGACTTCGACGGCGACCAGATGGCAGTTCACGTGCCACTATCTGTTGAAGCTCAGTCAGAAGCTAGATTTTTAATGCTTGCAGCTCACAATATTCTTAAGCCATCGGATGGAAAACCTGTAACTGTTCCAACACAGGACATGGTGTTAGGTTCCTACTACTTAACTATCGAAAAGGATGGAGAACTTGGAGAAGGTAAATATTTCTCTTCGCCAGAAGAAGTTCTGATAGCATATAATCTAAAGGAAGTTGGATTGCATGCAAAGATTAATGTTAGAGTTACAAAGAAAATAAACGGGGAAACAGTTTCAAAAATAGTTAAAACAACACCTGGGAAAATAATATTCAACGAAGCAATCCCTCAGGATTTAGGATTTGTTGATAGAAGCAATCCTGATAAGGTTTGCGATTATGAAGTGGATTTCTTAACAGACAAGAAAGCCCTAAGCAAGATTGTTGAAAGAGTATACAGAAAGCACGGACCCACAGTAGCATCAATAACTCTTGATAGAATAAAGGCTTTAGGTTTCCACTTCTCAGCAATCGGTGCAATCACAATTTCTGTTTCGGATATGATTATTCCAGAAGCTAAGGCAAAATTACTTGCTGAGGCTGATTCAGAAGTTGATAATATTCAAAGATTGTTCAGAAGAGGCTTCATTTCCGAGGAAGAAAGGTATGAAAAGGTTATCGATACCTGGACAAAGGCAACAGAAAGCGTTACTGACGCTCTAATGAGCAACCTTGATAAGTTTAATCCTATATTCATGATGGCTAATTCAGGGGCGAGAGGTTCTAAGAACCAGATAAGACAGCTTTGTGGTATGAGAGGTCTTATGGCAAACCCATCAGGTAAGATTATAGAGCTACCAATTAGGTCATCATTCCGTGAAGGACTTAACGTTCTCGAATTCTTTATATCGACGCACGGCGCAAGAAAGGGTCTTGCGGATACTGCTCTTAGAACTGCTGACTCAGGATACTTAACAAGAAGACTTGTTGACGTTTCACAGGATACAGTTGTAAGAGAAGAAGATTGCGGAACTGAGGAAGGTTCATATGTTGAAGAAGTCAGAGAAGGCAATGAAGTAATTGAGGCATTAAAGGATAGACTTATAGGAAGATATACTGCAGAAGATGTTGTTAATCCTGAAACAGGGGAACTGATTGTTAAGAGAAATGAATATATAACAGATGATATTTATTCAAAGATTGAAAAGGCAGGAATTACAAGAGTTAAGATAAGAACAGTATTTAATTGTAAAACACGTTATGGTGTTTGTGCTAAGTGCTACGGAATGAATATGGCAACTGGGGAAAAAGTAAATATTGGTGAAGCTGTAGGTATTATTGCAGCACAATCAATCGGTGAGCCTGGAACACAGCTTACAATGAGAACGTTCCATACTGGTGGAGTTGCTGGAGCCGATATAACTCAAGGTCTTCCAAGAGTTGAAGAATTATTCGAAGCAAGAAAACCAAAGGGACTTGCAATCATAAGCGAAAAGGAAGGCATTGTCAAAGTGACTGAAGACAGAAAGAGAAAGATTGTAACTATTATCGCTGATGATGGCGAAGAAAAGGTATATCCTATTCCTTATGGTTCAAGGCTTAAGGTATTTGATGGACAAAGAATTGAGGCTGGAGCAGTTCTAACTGAAGGTTCAGTTAATCCGCATGACTTGTTGAGAATCAAAGGTGATGAAGCAGTTAGAGCATATCTGTTAGCTGAAGTTCAAAAGGTTTATAGATTGCAGGGTGTTGATATTAACGATAAACATCTTGAAATTATCGTAAGACAGATGTTAAGAAAGATTAAGATAGAAGATTCTGGCGACACTGATATGCTACCAGGAAGCTTGATTGATAAATTTGAATTTGACGAAGAAAATGAAAAGGCTATTAAAATGGGTCTAAGACCTGCAACTGGAAAGCCAGCGCTTCTTGGTATAACAAAAGCTGCACTTGCAACGGATTCATTCCTGTCAGCAGCTTCATTCCAGGAAACTACAAGAGTTCTTACAGATGCAGCAATTAAAGGCAAGATTGACCCGCTTGTAGGATTAAAGGAAAACGTAATAATAGGAAAACTCATTCCAGCTGGAACAGGTATGACAAGATACAGAAGTGTTGAGCTAATAAATGAAGAATAAGCAAAGGGGATGGCATATCCCCTTTGCAATAAAAATTGTCGAGTATTGACATTATTAATTAACAATGCTAAAATTGAATTTGTGTGTTTAGTTAATTTCTTGCCTCAATGAAGGTGAAAGATGACTTTCATCAAAGAGGGGGATTCATATGTTAACAAAATTACAGGGCAAAAAAGTAGTTGGAGCAAAGCAGACAATAAAAACTATTAAATCAGGACAGGCAGCGATAGTTTATATTGCTGAAGATGCTGAGGCAAAGGTAACAGCACCGGTAATCGAAGTTGCTAAACAGCATAATGTTGAGATTGTGTTTGTTGAAACAATGAAAAAATTAGGTGCACTTTGCGGTATTGATGTAGGCGCTGCAACTGCATGTATTTTAAAGGAGTTATAAAGCTTTATGCTTTATATATATATTGTGTTCAATTTGGAAGGAGGTGCGCACAAATGCCTACAATGAACCAGCTTGTAAGAAAGGGTAGAGAAAGAGTTGAATACAAGTCAAAGTCACCAGCTCTAAAGGGATGCCCTCAGAAGAGAGGAGTTTGCACAGTTGTTAAGACAATGACTCCTAAAAAGCCTAACTCAGCGTTAAGAAAAATCGCCAGAGTAAGACTTACAAATGGAATCGAAGTAACAGCTTACATCCCAGGTGAAGGCCACAACTTACAAGAACATAGCGTTGTTCTAATAAGAGGTGGTAGAGTTAAGGACCTCCCAGGTGTTAGATATCACATTATAAGAGGTGCCCTTGACGCTGCTGGTGTTAACAACAGAAAGCAACAAAGGTCAAAATACGGTACTAAGAGACCTAAGAAGTGATGTTTCAGTAGTGCTATGTGCAATATAAGCTCCTTCGGGTTAAGATAGATTGCATAGAGCACTTTGCGGCAAAGCCGAGTACCGATGAACTTAAATTTAATGTTAAGGAGGGAAGGAAAGTGCCAAGAAAGGGTTATGTTCCAAAAAGAGATGTATTACCGGACCCAATTTACAACAGCAAGGTTGTAACAAAGCTTATAAACAAAGTTATGTGGGACGGAAAAAAGGGTGTAGCACAAAAGGTTGTTTACGGTGCTTTTGATATAATTGCAGAAAAAACTGGTAAAGACCCATTAGAAGTTTTTGAAACTGCAATGAACAATGTTATGCCGCTTCTTGAAGTTAAAGCAAGAAGAATAGGTGGTGCAACATACCAAGTTCCAGTTGAAGTTAGGCCAGATAGAAGACAGACGCTTGGAATTAGATGGTTAGTTGATGCTGCAAGAAAAAGAGGAGAAAAGTATATGAGACTCAGACTTGCAGGGGAAATAATGGACGCAGCTAACAATACTGGTTCATCAGTTAAGAAAAGAGAAGATACTCATAAGATGGCCGAAGCTAACAGAGCGTTTGCTCATTATAGATGGTAATAAACATTCCCCTAAATGTGCATAACATTTAGGGGTATAGTATTAATTAACATTTAAGAAAATAATAATACTAAATAGATGCAGAAAGAAAGGAGGAATATTTGTGCCAAGAACGGTCCAATTAGAAAAAGTAAGAAACATAGGTATTATGGCACACATAGACGCTGGAAAGACAACAACTACTGAGCGTATATTGTTCTACACAGGTAGAACTCATAAATTAGGGGAAGTGCACGAAGGTGCTGCAACTATGGACTGGATGGTTCAAGAGCAAGAAAGAGGTATAACAATTACTTCTGCAGCAACAACTTGCCAATGGAAGAATCATGTAATAAACATAATTGACACGCCAGGACACGTAGATTTTACAGTTGAAGTTGAAAGATCATTAAGAGTATTAGATGGTGCGGTTGCAGTTTTCTGTGCAAAGGGTGGTGTTGAACCACAGTCAGAAACAGTTTGGAGACAGGCGGATAAATACGGTGTTCCAAGAATAGCTTATGTAAACAAGATGGATATCATGGGTGCAGATTTCTTCAATGTTGTTAAACAAATGAAGGAAAGACTTGGAGCAAAGCCGGTTCCAATCCAAATTCCAATAGGAAAAGAAGATACTTTCAAGGGTGTAGTTGACCTTATAAAGAACGAAGCTATTATATATGTTGATGACCTTGGAACTCAAGCACAAGAAACAGAAGTTCCAGAAGATTTAAAGGATTTAGCTGAAGAATACAGAACTCATCTTATTGAATCAGTTGCAGAAACTGATGAAGAATTGATGATGAAGTATCTTGAAGGCGAAGAATTCACAGTAGAAGAAATAAAGACAGCTCTTAGAAATGCAACTATTAAAGGGGAATTAGTTCCTGTAGTTTGCGGTTCTTCATACAAGAACAAGGGCGTTCAAATGGTTCTTGATGCAGTTGTTGAATATCTTCCTTCACCAGTAGATATACCAGCAGTTAAGGGTGTAAATCCAGACAATGGAGAAGAAGAAGAAAGAAAAGCAGACGATGCAGAACCACTATCAGCTTTAGCATTTAAGATTATGGCTGACCCATTCGTAGGAAAACTTGCCTTCGTAAGAGTTTACTCAGGTATACTAACTGCAGGAAGCTATGTTTTAAACTCAACAAAAGGCAAGAAGGAAAGAATAGGTAGAATCGTTAAGATGCACGCTAACCATAGAGAAGACGTTGAAGAATTAAGAGCAGGTGACATCGGTGCAGTAGTTGGACTAAAGGATGTTATAACTGGTGATACTCTTAGTGATGCTGATAAGCCTGTAATTCTAGA
This sequence is a window from Caloramator mitchellensis. Protein-coding genes within it:
- the fusA gene encoding elongation factor G codes for the protein MPRTVQLEKVRNIGIMAHIDAGKTTTTERILFYTGRTHKLGEVHEGAATMDWMVQEQERGITITSAATTCQWKNHVINIIDTPGHVDFTVEVERSLRVLDGAVAVFCAKGGVEPQSETVWRQADKYGVPRIAYVNKMDIMGADFFNVVKQMKERLGAKPVPIQIPIGKEDTFKGVVDLIKNEAIIYVDDLGTQAQETEVPEDLKDLAEEYRTHLIESVAETDEELMMKYLEGEEFTVEEIKTALRNATIKGELVPVVCGSSYKNKGVQMVLDAVVEYLPSPVDIPAVKGVNPDNGEEEERKADDAEPLSALAFKIMADPFVGKLAFVRVYSGILTAGSYVLNSTKGKKERIGRIVKMHANHREDVEELRAGDIGAVVGLKDVITGDTLSDADKPVILEKMEFPEPVINVAIEPKTKAGQEKMAIALQKLSEEDPSFRTYTDQETGQTIIAGMGELHLEIIVDRLQREFKVECNVGKPQVAYKETIRKQVKAEGKFVRQSGGRGQYGHCWIELIPQERGKGYEFVNNIVGGVIPREYIPAIDNGIQEAMLSGVVAGYPVIDFKVVLFDGSYHEVDSSEMAFKIAGSMAFKNGMQKADPVLLEPIMKVEVTVPEEYMGDVIGDINSRRGRIEGMEPRGGAQVIRAFVPLSEMFGYATSLRSRTQGRGTYVMQFDHYEDVPASIQAQIVGAKAKNE
- the rpoC gene encoding DNA-directed RNA polymerase subunit beta', coding for MFELNNFDSMQIGLASPEKIREWSKGEVKKPETINYRTLKPEKDGLFCERIFGPVKDWECHCGKYKRVRYKGIVCDRCGVEVTKSKVRRERMGHIELAAPVSHIWYFKGIPSRMGLILDMSPRALEKVLYFASYIVIDPRETGLVKKQLLTEKEYREAVEKYGEGSFVAGMGAESIKELLRELDLEVLSRELRSELETSTGQKKVRIIRRLEVVEAFRKSGNRPEWMILDVLPVIPPDLRPMVQLDGGRFATSDLNDLYRRVINRNNRLKRLLDLGAPDIIVRNEKRMLQEAVDALIDNGRRGRPVTGPGNRPLKSLSDMLKGKQGRFRQNLLGKRVDYSGRSVIVVGPELKMYQCGLPKEMALELFKPFVMKRLVEKGIAHNIKNAKKMVERVNNQVWDILEEVIQDHPVMLNRAPTLHRLGIQAFQPVLVEGRAIKLHPLVCTAYNADFDGDQMAVHVPLSVEAQSEARFLMLAAHNILKPSDGKPVTVPTQDMVLGSYYLTIEKDGELGEGKYFSSPEEVLIAYNLKEVGLHAKINVRVTKKINGETVSKIVKTTPGKIIFNEAIPQDLGFVDRSNPDKVCDYEVDFLTDKKALSKIVERVYRKHGPTVASITLDRIKALGFHFSAIGAITISVSDMIIPEAKAKLLAEADSEVDNIQRLFRRGFISEEERYEKVIDTWTKATESVTDALMSNLDKFNPIFMMANSGARGSKNQIRQLCGMRGLMANPSGKIIELPIRSSFREGLNVLEFFISTHGARKGLADTALRTADSGYLTRRLVDVSQDTVVREEDCGTEEGSYVEEVREGNEVIEALKDRLIGRYTAEDVVNPETGELIVKRNEYITDDIYSKIEKAGITRVKIRTVFNCKTRYGVCAKCYGMNMATGEKVNIGEAVGIIAAQSIGEPGTQLTMRTFHTGGVAGADITQGLPRVEELFEARKPKGLAIISEKEGIVKVTEDRKRKIVTIIADDGEEKVYPIPYGSRLKVFDGQRIEAGAVLTEGSVNPHDLLRIKGDEAVRAYLLAEVQKVYRLQGVDINDKHLEIIVRQMLRKIKIEDSGDTDMLPGSLIDKFEFDEENEKAIKMGLRPATGKPALLGITKAALATDSFLSAASFQETTRVLTDAAIKGKIDPLVGLKENVIIGKLIPAGTGMTRYRSVELINEE
- a CDS encoding ribosomal L7Ae/L30e/S12e/Gadd45 family protein, coding for MLTKLQGKKVVGAKQTIKTIKSGQAAIVYIAEDAEAKVTAPVIEVAKQHNVEIVFVETMKKLGALCGIDVGAATACILKEL
- the rpsL gene encoding 30S ribosomal protein S12, whose translation is MPTMNQLVRKGRERVEYKSKSPALKGCPQKRGVCTVVKTMTPKKPNSALRKIARVRLTNGIEVTAYIPGEGHNLQEHSVVLIRGGRVKDLPGVRYHIIRGALDAAGVNNRKQQRSKYGTKRPKK
- the rpsG gene encoding 30S ribosomal protein S7, with translation MPRKGYVPKRDVLPDPIYNSKVVTKLINKVMWDGKKGVAQKVVYGAFDIIAEKTGKDPLEVFETAMNNVMPLLEVKARRIGGATYQVPVEVRPDRRQTLGIRWLVDAARKRGEKYMRLRLAGEIMDAANNTGSSVKKREDTHKMAEANRAFAHYRW